One genomic region from Knoellia sp. p5-6-4 encodes:
- a CDS encoding cyclic nucleotide-binding domain-containing protein, translating into MQTIAEYLPQHPFFAGLPEPLVALVAGCAVNVHFHPGQHLFHEGEPADTFYVIRHGRVSLEVHAPAGSPVVVDSAHADDVVGWSWLVPPYRWLFDARATEETSAIAFDGACLRDKCDTDPAVGYAMLQRVVQVMSTRLHSARIRLLDVYGAPV; encoded by the coding sequence GTGCAGACCATCGCCGAGTACCTTCCCCAGCACCCCTTCTTCGCGGGTCTGCCGGAGCCGCTCGTCGCGCTGGTCGCGGGGTGCGCCGTCAACGTGCACTTCCACCCGGGCCAGCACCTGTTCCACGAGGGCGAGCCGGCGGACACCTTCTACGTGATCCGGCACGGCCGGGTCAGCCTCGAGGTGCATGCGCCCGCAGGCTCGCCGGTGGTCGTCGACAGCGCCCACGCCGACGACGTCGTGGGCTGGTCGTGGCTCGTGCCGCCCTACCGCTGGCTCTTCGACGCGCGGGCCACCGAGGAGACCAGCGCCATCGCCTTCGACGGCGCCTGCCTGCGCGACAAGTGCGACACCGACCCGGCTGTCGGCTACGCGATGCTGCAGCGGGTGGTGCAGGTGATGTCCACCAGGCTGCACTCCGCGCGCATCCGCCTGCTCGACGTCTACGGAGCCCCGGTATGA
- a CDS encoding 4Fe-4S dicluster domain-containing protein, protein MVDTRLIDETGLQSLLDALVARGYRVMGPTVRGGAVVNAEITAVADLPRGWGDDQEPGRYRLRRRDDEALFGFAAGAQSAKPVFFPTDELLWRGQRTAGGTGFEVGGAPGSPTGGTHVEDEDGADQRPTALLGVRSCDLSAVGIHDTVLTGRGFTDAHYAQRREGAFVIAVACSDPGGTCFCVSMGTGPRPEQGRGAPFDLSLTELLEPEHRFVVEVGSERGGALLDEIGATAAAAGDLAAAGAVSDQAAQRMGRRLDTDGIRDLLYASVDSPRWDDVASRCLACTNCTMVCPTCFCTTVEDVSDLSGESADRHRVWDSCFNADFSYIHGGTVRDSTRSRYRQWMTHKLASWHDQFGSSGCVGCGRCVTWCPAGIDITEEAAALRGVRGSNLPAPLSPPDPAPE, encoded by the coding sequence ATGGTGGACACACGGCTGATCGACGAGACCGGCCTGCAGTCCCTGCTCGACGCCCTCGTCGCGCGCGGCTACCGCGTGATGGGCCCCACGGTGCGAGGCGGTGCCGTCGTCAACGCGGAGATCACCGCGGTGGCCGACCTGCCGCGCGGCTGGGGCGACGACCAGGAGCCCGGCCGATATCGCCTGCGCCGTCGGGACGACGAGGCACTCTTCGGGTTCGCCGCCGGGGCGCAGTCGGCCAAACCGGTGTTCTTCCCGACCGACGAGCTGCTGTGGCGGGGGCAGCGCACGGCGGGCGGCACCGGCTTCGAGGTCGGTGGCGCGCCGGGCAGCCCGACCGGCGGGACCCACGTGGAGGACGAGGACGGCGCCGACCAGCGGCCCACTGCCCTGCTCGGCGTGCGCTCCTGCGACCTCAGCGCGGTCGGCATCCACGACACCGTGCTCACGGGCCGCGGCTTCACCGACGCGCACTACGCCCAGCGCCGCGAGGGGGCCTTCGTCATCGCGGTCGCCTGCTCCGACCCCGGCGGCACCTGCTTCTGTGTGTCGATGGGCACCGGACCGCGGCCCGAGCAGGGCCGCGGGGCGCCGTTCGACCTGTCCCTCACCGAGCTGCTGGAACCGGAGCACCGGTTCGTCGTCGAGGTCGGCAGCGAGCGGGGTGGGGCCCTGCTCGACGAGATCGGGGCGACGGCGGCCGCCGCGGGCGACCTGGCCGCGGCAGGTGCCGTGTCCGACCAGGCGGCGCAGCGGATGGGGCGCCGGCTCGACACCGACGGGATCCGCGACCTGCTCTACGCCAGCGTCGACAGCCCCCGGTGGGACGACGTCGCCTCGAGGTGCCTGGCCTGCACCAACTGCACCATGGTGTGCCCCACGTGCTTCTGCACCACGGTGGAGGACGTCTCCGACCTCAGCGGGGAGTCCGCCGACCGCCACCGCGTCTGGGACTCGTGCTTCAACGCGGACTTCTCCTACATCCACGGCGGCACCGTCCGCGATTCGACCCGGTCCCGCTACCGCCAGTGGATGACCCACAAGCTCGCTTCCTGGCACGACCAGTTCGGGTCCTCGGGGTGCGTCGGCTGTGGCCGCTGTGTCACCTGGTGCCCGGCCGGGATCGACATCACCGAGGAGGCGGCCGCTCTGCGCGGGGTGCGCGGCTCGAACCTCCCGGCACCCCTGAGCCCGCCCGACCCGGCGCCCGAGTGA
- a CDS encoding FAD/NAD(P)-binding protein has translation MTAVAGAGSRAARPRDPFLPRPFVVRRHRQDTRDTWTLVLEPVDGVPMPFAAGQFTMMQAFGAGEAPISISGDPARPAVLEHTIRNVGAVTRALVHAAPGAELGIRGPFGTGWEVSSGRGGDVVFVAGGIGLAPLRPAVLEVCADRASYGRVLLLYGARTPEDILFGDDLRRWAADHAVDVQVTVDNGQHAWQGRVGLVTQLVERGGFDAVNTLALVCGPEVMMRYAAMALRARGVPPARLRLSMERNMKCGVGLCGHCQLREYFLCVDGPVLTYDVLEPLMARAEL, from the coding sequence ATGACGGCGGTGGCCGGTGCCGGCTCCCGGGCAGCGCGCCCGCGCGACCCCTTCCTGCCCCGGCCGTTCGTCGTCCGGCGCCACCGGCAGGACACCCGCGACACCTGGACGCTCGTGCTCGAGCCGGTCGACGGGGTGCCGATGCCGTTCGCCGCCGGCCAGTTCACGATGATGCAGGCGTTCGGCGCGGGGGAGGCGCCGATCTCCATCAGCGGCGACCCGGCCCGGCCCGCGGTCCTCGAGCACACGATTCGGAACGTCGGCGCGGTCACGCGGGCGCTGGTGCACGCCGCACCCGGCGCCGAGCTCGGCATACGAGGTCCGTTCGGCACCGGCTGGGAGGTGTCGTCCGGACGCGGTGGCGACGTCGTCTTCGTCGCCGGCGGCATCGGCCTGGCACCCCTGCGCCCGGCCGTCCTCGAGGTGTGCGCCGACCGCGCGTCCTACGGCCGCGTGCTGCTGCTCTACGGCGCCCGCACCCCCGAGGACATCCTCTTCGGTGACGACCTGCGCCGCTGGGCCGCCGACCACGCCGTCGACGTGCAGGTCACCGTCGACAACGGACAGCACGCCTGGCAGGGGCGGGTCGGCCTGGTCACCCAGCTGGTGGAGCGGGGTGGCTTCGACGCCGTGAACACGCTGGCCCTCGTGTGCGGGCCGGAGGTCATGATGCGGTATGCCGCGATGGCCCTGCGCGCCCGCGGCGTCCCCCCGGCGCGGCTGCGGCTGTCGATGGAGCGCAACATGAAGTGCGGGGTCGGCCTCTGCGGCCACTGCCAGCTGCGCGAGTACTTCCTCTGCGTGGACGGCCCGGTGCTCACCTACGACGTCCTCGAGCCCCTGATGGCCCGGGCGGAGCTCTAG
- a CDS encoding Ni/Fe hydrogenase subunit alpha: MSHKLTDGGQVMHVGTLARVEGEGAMHIEYRDGTVTDVQLRIYEPPRFYEAFLRGRAHTEPPDITARICGICPVAYQMSSCWAVEDACGVEVPEEIRLMRRLLYCGEWIESHALHVFLLHAPDFLGYDGAVEMAADHPDVVERGLRIKKAGNDLMDTVGGRSVHPVNVKVGGFYRYPTREELRAVRPRLQRALDEAVQTVKLVAGFEFPDLEQPYEYLALRAESGYPIEAGSVVTSSGGAFAVRDFTKHIEEFHVPHSNALHARLDGSPDPYVVGPLARYSLNADRLSDVAREAAREAGLGDTCRNPFRSIIVRAVELVEAYHEALRIIDGWTGSGPASVPVPPRAGEGFGASEAPRGVLFHRYVLDDEGIIRDAQIVPPTSQNQPSVEADLRTMVQSWSQLDDHALQHRCEQAIRNYDPCISCATHFLDLTVDRG, translated from the coding sequence ATGAGCCACAAGCTCACCGACGGCGGCCAGGTGATGCACGTCGGCACCCTGGCGCGGGTCGAGGGCGAGGGGGCGATGCACATCGAGTACCGCGACGGCACGGTCACCGACGTGCAGCTGCGCATCTACGAGCCGCCCCGGTTCTACGAGGCGTTCCTGCGCGGCCGCGCCCACACGGAGCCGCCGGACATCACCGCGCGCATCTGCGGGATCTGCCCGGTGGCCTACCAGATGAGCTCGTGCTGGGCGGTCGAGGACGCCTGCGGGGTGGAGGTGCCGGAGGAGATCCGGCTCATGCGGCGGCTGCTGTACTGCGGCGAGTGGATCGAGAGCCACGCCCTGCACGTCTTCCTCCTGCACGCGCCCGACTTCCTCGGCTACGACGGCGCGGTCGAGATGGCTGCCGACCACCCCGACGTGGTCGAGCGGGGCCTGCGGATCAAGAAGGCCGGCAACGACCTCATGGACACCGTCGGCGGTCGATCGGTGCACCCCGTCAACGTCAAGGTCGGCGGGTTCTACCGGTACCCCACCCGCGAGGAGCTGCGGGCCGTGCGGCCCCGGCTGCAGCGGGCCCTCGACGAGGCGGTGCAGACCGTGAAGCTCGTGGCCGGGTTCGAGTTCCCCGACCTGGAGCAGCCCTACGAGTACCTCGCACTGCGGGCCGAGAGCGGGTACCCCATCGAGGCCGGGAGCGTCGTCACGTCCTCCGGCGGGGCCTTCGCCGTGCGCGACTTCACGAAGCACATCGAGGAGTTCCACGTCCCCCACTCCAACGCCCTGCACGCGCGCCTCGACGGCTCACCCGACCCCTACGTCGTGGGCCCGCTGGCCCGCTACTCCCTGAACGCCGACCGGCTCAGCGACGTGGCCCGGGAGGCGGCCCGCGAGGCCGGGCTCGGCGACACCTGCCGCAACCCGTTCCGCTCGATCATCGTCCGGGCCGTCGAGCTGGTGGAGGCCTACCACGAGGCGCTGCGCATCATCGACGGCTGGACGGGCAGCGGCCCGGCCAGCGTGCCCGTCCCGCCCCGGGCGGGCGAGGGCTTCGGCGCCAGCGAGGCGCCCCGAGGGGTGTTGTTCCACCGCTACGTCCTCGACGACGAGGGCATCATCCGCGACGCGCAGATCGTGCCGCCGACCTCGCAGAACCAGCCGAGTGTCGAGGCCGACCTGCGCACCATGGTGCAGAGCTGGTCCCAGCTCGACGACCACGCGCTGCAGCACCGCTGCGAGCAGGCCATCCGCAACTACGACCCGTGCATCTCCTGTGCCACCCACTTCCTCGACCTCACGGTGGACCGGGGATGA
- a CDS encoding HypC/HybG/HupF family hydrogenase formation chaperone yields the protein MCLGELAEVLEAPDVGTAVVRSSVRTATVSLLTLDGAVAPGDWLLCHSGFALRRLSPQEAYEAAALRSTAPSRLAETTEEAGTAAQAKPTEQMREP from the coding sequence GTGTGCCTGGGTGAGCTGGCCGAGGTGCTCGAGGCCCCGGACGTGGGCACCGCCGTGGTGCGGTCGTCCGTGCGCACCGCGACGGTGTCGCTGCTGACCCTCGACGGGGCCGTCGCTCCGGGCGACTGGCTGCTGTGCCACTCCGGCTTCGCCCTGCGCCGGCTGTCGCCGCAGGAGGCGTACGAGGCCGCAGCGCTGCGGTCCACCGCACCGTCGCGGCTCGCAGAGACCACAGAAGAGGCAGGGACCGCCGCACAGGCTAAGCCCACCGAACAGATGAGGGAGCCATGA
- a CDS encoding ATP-binding protein, with product MSGKGARRSWAGANWAAPATVGRAGGLRVYPFGDVWIVEADAPLEDLGDDVDHAVQTALAECPDGVVLVLPDGMDELTDTSVASLSPLTRHADAWPETPVVVACGNAQVREALRERLGTSRLAFASSMLAATALVADGPHLLRAELALPRHPASVGAARRFLARTCEEWHVAPCADAGALVVSELAANAVQHTAEQVRVVLVSDGVAMVRVGVRDQARDAPATVDADHDSLNGRGLVVVEALSQACGALPTGDGGKLVWARIEPELDLGDVRP from the coding sequence ATGAGTGGCAAGGGTGCGCGACGCTCGTGGGCCGGTGCGAACTGGGCGGCACCGGCGACCGTCGGCCGAGCCGGCGGCCTGAGGGTCTACCCCTTTGGCGACGTCTGGATCGTGGAGGCCGACGCGCCCCTCGAGGACCTCGGCGACGACGTCGACCACGCCGTCCAGACCGCGCTCGCGGAGTGCCCCGACGGTGTCGTGCTCGTGCTGCCGGACGGGATGGACGAGCTCACCGACACCTCGGTCGCCTCGCTGTCGCCCCTGACCCGGCACGCCGACGCCTGGCCCGAGACGCCTGTCGTGGTGGCCTGTGGGAACGCGCAGGTGCGGGAGGCGCTGCGGGAGCGGCTCGGGACGTCACGCCTGGCGTTCGCGTCCTCGATGCTGGCTGCCACCGCCCTGGTCGCCGACGGACCACACCTGCTCCGGGCCGAACTGGCCCTGCCGCGGCACCCCGCCTCGGTGGGGGCAGCCCGTCGGTTCCTCGCTCGCACCTGCGAGGAGTGGCACGTCGCCCCCTGCGCGGATGCCGGCGCCCTCGTGGTCAGTGAGCTGGCCGCGAACGCGGTGCAGCACACGGCCGAGCAGGTCCGCGTGGTGCTGGTCAGCGACGGGGTGGCGATGGTGCGGGTGGGGGTGCGCGACCAGGCCCGCGACGCACCGGCCACCGTCGACGCCGACCACGACTCGCTCAACGGTCGAGGGCTCGTCGTGGTCGAGGCGCTGTCGCAGGCCTGCGGGGCGCTGCCGACCGGCGACGGCGGCAAGCTGGTCTGGGCGCGCATCGAACCTGAACTCGATCTGGGGGACGTTCGGCCCTGA
- a CDS encoding sensor histidine kinase translates to MSLLTGRTGQSGSHLALVYHGVDEFVGRVSGYVRAGLALDEPVLVLASREKVARVRDELGAVAAAVEFADAEVGYHPQLRATYECLDYIQRQGGRRSRVVAEQALGRRSPMEVADYLRMESAANVVYQPYPVEILCPYDASALSSDLIEACHRTHAELLEDDGARRSALFVDPHRFIPDSTTVPAPPASAPAISCLTGADVPSARRFAREEVRRAGLPDDVVDDVVLAVSELVSNALTHGRPPARLAVYTEHAPGQVPVLVCHVRDDGGGPVDALAGYAPPADLGTNGRGLWMARQLCDSVEVSTDGGTTDVRVLSLLPTG, encoded by the coding sequence GTGAGCCTGCTCACGGGACGGACCGGGCAATCCGGGAGCCACCTTGCGCTCGTCTACCACGGCGTCGACGAGTTCGTCGGCCGGGTGAGCGGGTACGTGCGCGCCGGGCTGGCCCTCGACGAGCCGGTGCTGGTGCTGGCCTCGCGCGAGAAGGTGGCGCGGGTGCGCGACGAACTGGGGGCCGTTGCGGCAGCCGTGGAGTTCGCCGATGCCGAGGTCGGCTACCACCCCCAGCTCCGGGCGACCTACGAGTGCCTGGACTACATCCAGCGACAGGGGGGCCGCCGCTCGCGGGTGGTGGCCGAGCAGGCTCTCGGCAGGCGCTCGCCCATGGAGGTGGCCGACTACCTTCGGATGGAGTCCGCGGCCAACGTGGTCTACCAGCCCTACCCCGTCGAGATCCTCTGCCCGTACGACGCCTCAGCCCTGAGCAGCGACCTGATCGAGGCGTGTCACCGCACCCACGCGGAGCTGCTGGAGGACGACGGGGCCCGGCGAAGTGCCTTGTTCGTCGACCCGCACCGCTTCATCCCGGACAGCACGACGGTGCCTGCGCCCCCGGCCTCCGCGCCCGCCATCAGCTGCCTCACGGGAGCCGACGTCCCCAGCGCGCGCCGCTTCGCGCGCGAGGAGGTGCGGCGGGCCGGGCTGCCCGACGACGTGGTCGACGACGTGGTCCTCGCCGTCAGCGAGCTGGTGTCCAACGCGCTCACCCACGGTCGTCCGCCTGCCCGCCTGGCGGTCTACACCGAGCACGCGCCGGGGCAGGTGCCGGTGCTGGTCTGCCACGTCCGCGACGACGGGGGCGGCCCCGTAGACGCGCTCGCCGGCTACGCGCCGCCCGCGGACCTCGGCACCAACGGCCGCGGCCTGTGGATGGCCCGGCAGCTGTGCGACTCCGTGGAGGTCAGCACCGACGGTGGGACGACCGACGTGCGCGTGCTGTCGCTGCTCCCGACTGGCTAG
- a CDS encoding hydrogenase maturation protease, which yields MRGAPTGPVTSRPLVVGLGSPHRGDDAVGVVVARGVAACHVPGVDVVAHEDPTDLVELWSGHELAVVVDAVRSGSEPGTLTVLETGALGERLRESAWGRTGRGGTHAFGLASAVELARALRRLPDRVVLVGVEAASFDHGAPLSPAVAAAVPTAVDRVLAVVREASEGTTTPEGAARVPG from the coding sequence GTGAGGGGTGCTCCGACGGGGCCGGTCACCTCCCGACCGCTCGTGGTGGGGCTGGGCAGCCCGCACCGGGGCGATGACGCCGTGGGGGTCGTCGTGGCGCGAGGGGTCGCGGCGTGCCACGTGCCGGGCGTGGACGTCGTCGCACACGAGGACCCCACCGACCTGGTCGAGCTGTGGTCGGGCCACGAGCTCGCCGTCGTGGTCGACGCCGTCCGCTCCGGCTCGGAACCCGGCACCCTGACGGTGCTCGAGACGGGCGCGCTGGGTGAGCGGCTGCGCGAGTCTGCCTGGGGACGGACCGGTCGCGGTGGCACCCACGCGTTCGGCCTGGCCTCCGCCGTCGAGCTGGCCAGGGCGCTGCGCCGGCTGCCCGACCGGGTGGTGCTGGTGGGTGTCGAGGCGGCGTCGTTCGACCACGGCGCGCCACTGTCGCCCGCCGTCGCCGCCGCCGTGCCGACCGCCGTCGACCGCGTCCTCGCAGTCGTGCGGGAGGCGTCGGAGGGGACCACCACGCCGGAAGGAGCCGCCCGTGTGCCTGGGTGA